AATCCACAAACTATGCAGAGCTAAAAAACAAATGTGTACATCATACACTAATTTTATTGGAATtgggcattgatgggaatgatcactgtattcttttttgtttatttcgttttctacatatttttgagggttcttttattttattaattttttttttttaattaagtatttatagtagcgtatttgtatgtttatatgtttgtatatatgtatggaatatattttatatttttgtacatatctttaatatgttatgtttagtatatactatgttttatgtttttttttttttattttatttttttatgttaatttagttttaagtcctaatatttaattttgtttgttgtaccaccttcttatttcttataacattttcttgtatgcctttggttgcctggaagagatcgctatttagcgataaggccgccaaattgtacgttctaccttattgtgctgttgtatttgtatctctgtaaattttctctgtggtgtacaataaaagtgtattcattcattcattcattaattttatgtaacaatGTGCGTATATTAAGTGACTTGTGTTAGTAGGCGTATTtgtaagttaaatttaaaacatattattgttAGACTCtcgtgaataaataattaatattactatCTAACTGTCTATACTATACAACTGTAtaccattaattaaaaaactaaaattgaaaTGAATGCCTCATATCTAACTCATATTAGGAATGGTTACAAGATAGCACGCGGTTTTGAAGTAATTTGTTTGTCTCTTAGTTGAAACGATTTTACGGTgtagtattaatattaatttgactgtgagatggtacaaaaaaaactgctaagtttgttgtgggttcttcttataccagggcgcGCTTCGAACCCTCCTAGCGTTcgttttaagttcacgaatacagttatcaccatcaccatcacctaacattgttggtaacatgttatatgtatgaacgcttcataagtgcctgtagatctacatgaatttttgaatttgataaatatGTGGGCTACTCTATACCTACTGCAAATAAAGGAAATTAGAATTTTTTGTAAGacaaaaacgcacgtaactatAACTTTTTTTGAGTATAAcagttcatttattaataacgtgtaatataaaatataatgtggGAGCAAATGTTTTActaagttaacaaaaaaaatgagtataacaaaaaaaggaatataattCTAGAACTATTAATTTGTAAACGATTAGTAGTGGGCATTTCCAACTATAAGAACAAAATGAATCACAAATTTTCCATATCCATTTATTAAGGTACACTTAAATTAGCCGCCATGCGATCGCACCTCTCAATAATGAAAAACGCACATTGCAAGTTGCAACGCGATGCATTAGACGCTCTATACATAGAAATTAGGAAGCCTATAGGATAGATATATGATGGATTAGTAATATTAGTCATTAGATTACACGTTACTAGTGATAGCTGTTTACCACAACTTGGCTTTCATTACACTAATTTACAATTGTTACAAAATGGTTTCAAAACTTATACCTCAGTAGAACTTCTAAGCTATAAATTTGATTGCCGTGCGGCACATGTCGACCAAATTTAATGAACCTTTAGCTGTATGTTATATGCTTGAAAGTCATTCATAGGATGACTTCCAAGCGTCTGAATCATAAACATTAAAACATGTGGTTAATTACTAATTCTCAAGGCcgaaaagtataattttattcaaattactaGCAACTTGGGCCTATTTAGCCTTTGTGGATTATCTCAGCTTCTAGTGGACCAAACTTGGTAAAATTGTATCCGACTATGTGGTTTTAACTGCAAACTTATGATTGCTTTTTTAAACAGAATTTTAAGAAAATGACAGTTTTTATGTatggcaaaaaaatattaacagctaaagtattaaaaaagaaGATCAATTCAGAATTGCTGCAGAAAATAGATCATCGCTGTTAGCAGAGTAAAATAATTAGAGACACAAACTATTTTGAATCTAGGTCATATTGGAAttcaataatatatgaaatgaaCTAATTTTGTCTATAAAAGAACATTGCCATTTTGAAATGTTATGTATGTGATAAGAAACTAGTCTAATGAGAAAAACagtacattatttttcttgACCTAATATAGAACAAACAAGCAAGCATACAAATTAGCAAGCATACAAATTAGCATGCACATTTACTTAAAATAGTATCTGACCCCATAATCAGTAATGTTTCTGACAGTTGCAAAACAGTGACCACTTTACACAACTCCTAATTTTGTCAACACCATACAAATTTCAAATACAGATGACTTAATCATAGGTTTTGCATGAAGAAAACCAGTTGCCTGATTCAGAAACTTATCCAACAAGTTGCTGACTGTTGTTCTCCACTTAGCAGAACTCGGAGAACTCAGAAAAGTCACGTAATAGGAGGCCAGTtggcagcattgcaacaattacTGAgagcttctttttttttttggacagactgttttgttttaatattaattattttataaaaatctatcgcattaatcttatattttaattgggtAGTCATTCAGGCATATCCCAGGCATTTTATAGTGCGAATCcaccataaaaaataataagttattacaGAAAACTTTAAATTCAATGATACTTTTCTGTTGGTGTTAAAACACAATCTCAGCAGAATCTTATCAATTTTGTAAGGGGTCATTGACAGATCATGATAATGGTGTaactttcaatttaaaaatcaccTTGTAACTCCCAGCGACTACACAGGCAGCTGAAGTATGTGGttgttatcatttttataaacttaggtaattgtttgtttaagtttttacaCATTATCTTTAAGTGTAGTTTTATCTctcacaataaataatgtatggtAAAGTGAACAACTTATAtttctttacatattttttcataaattacatACCTACATTTCTTTTTAACAAATTCATGACAGAAATAATTAGCAATTTACTAAAgtaatgttaatatatttactaattaataaacacTTGTATTACAGGCACAATCTGTTTGCTGTTTGGAATAAAGCATATTTTATGTTTGAATTCAATATGCTATCAATAAAAGATGAAATTTATAAGCATTAAACTGTTTTTGTTTAATCGTactttaatgttaataatgtaacCAAATCATTTCTTAATTGACTAattataccaaaaataaaactcaTATTGCTAAATAACTCACAACAATTTATAAGGATTGGTTTACATAACACATTGAAAGGTATACTTAAATATGTGAACTGCTTGGGTTAAGGGCAAAGACCTTTCAATAAAGTGATTTCATAAAATGTTTAGTGGTTAATTGGCCCATTTACAAGTGACGTACAATGTTGCTTTTGTGTATAGCTTTTAAAATAACCTATAGTGCAAATGTATTCTAGTTCACGTCagaagataataaaattatataaagaaattatttcacTAAAGActatgaatagaatagaactttttttattctgtcAACTTTAACAATCCAATATTGCTGCTCAACTAAAAGCACCCTTTTCATGTTGTTATGAGATTAAgagtctaaaaaaaaaaaaaaaaaggaccaGCTACTTTTTAGGGACCCATCCTAAGCTATAAGatttaaaatgtacaaaaaaagatacaattttttttataacatggtaactgtaaaatacaaatgttatatgtatgtatgtactagtatgtttaatgttaattttaagtaaaatcaattaagaattaaaactaACTCTCATTTTATATGTTCATAGAATGTCAAGTGAAGATTCCAATGAGTGTAGTTTTATTGTGAAAGTAGACTATGATTTCattattcatatataaaaaatatgccatACAGATTGAGTGATAGAATTACTGAAGCAATGTGGTCACTATTTGAATAGAAAGGGAAAATTAATGATAATGCAAAGAAAGGTTTCTTTTTTCGTAAATCATTGtttaaatgcaaataatatgtattttccaAACGAAATGCTTTATTGGGAGCCCCAATAGAAGTGAATTAATTAGAAATTGTGAAACAGAATTCTAAAGTAGGTACAAATAATGAAATCACGAATACTTAACCGGATCGCGAGACATGGCATTTGTAAGTAGATCAAGTGTTTTATACATAACAACTTTCACTAGAGTCATTGTAATGGTGACACATCAGTGTGGGGAGTGAAAGATGgacttactttaaataattcCTTGAAATAAGGACTACAAGCCGAAAGAACCACTTTGTGGGCCTCAAGCCTGTGTCCCTCGCAGGCCAGGGTGACATCCACGAAGTCCTCATCATCGCGCAGTGCTTCGAATTGAGAAGTTATATTTGCTTGAAAATTGTTCCATCTCAAACAGAATTGCTGGTCGCCACCCAGTTCTGTACCTTCCATTACTTATAGACATAACTCGATATCCCTGCTCATTTAATTGGTTGATAAGAatagttaattattgaaaataaatatatcacagtAACTTGCAATTTCAGTCGCCGTCTGGCCGAAAATCTTGAAAGAAAACAATCAATAAAATCTCGTAccaatataagaaaaataaaactttttaatttgtcaTTCATTTGCTGATGGGTACATTCACTTCAACGTTCCGTTACACGTTTCGATTCAgtatcggtttttttttgtttcaaagacTATTAGAAGGATTTTTGTTCTAAACGACTTTCAGCTAAacgataataattgtaatttaaaataattcaattaaagtttaaaaatattttgaaagtcATCAATTATTTTAGTGATAAACCGGTAACGTTATCGCGTTACGTAGTATCGGTTACTTTTTTGTGTACCACAGACATACATCTTTATTACAATGATTAGTCTGAGTCGTAAATTCTTTTAACTTTCATCAACGTTCTGGGCTTTGTGGTTTAGGTCACTGTATCTAATctgtgatttatttttaagggtATTTTTAAGAACGCGCTCATCTCAAGAACTACCtgtcttaaattaaattaattatagtggTATTAACATTTGCTCAATcgttactataaaatataaaataatgcaataaaaagttaatatggttttatttgaaaaaaaacttcacATTTCTAACATCAATGTTATAATAAGTTTTAGTGCACAAAATACAAAtgcttattaatataatatgaaacatTACAAACTTATACTTATAGAGCTTGTTCACCTTCAACCATTTCtttcaaatttaataattcaaattgcCCACTTCCTTTAGTCTCAGTCTTGATCATCTCATCTAAGGTTCTGAAGCTACCTGGATCAATAAGGCATATTATATTTGCAGTTCCGGCTTCCCAATTTTCTTCTTCAACATTCATTGCAAGTTTTACAGCTTTATCTCTTATTTTGCGTGCATCTTTCCCATGCAGTAGTATCCTGACTCTCATTTGAGCCCTTTCAAGAGGAATCTCTTTTTTTATCAGTGGTATTACATCTAAAGACTGTTGTTTTGCACCTTTGTTAACATTGACTGAAAAGTGAATGTCCTTCATAGCTTTTTCTATAATTGATACAGGGTATGGCCTCTTTGTTTCGGGGTTAACACACTTGTCAGCTACAGTTGTGGCAATATCTTTGAAGAGAGAATCAATTTGTGAGTGCCTTTCCTTATCAGATACTTGTAGCTCCCCCTTTTCCAGTATCTCTTTACATATTTCAGTCTGGTCTTCCTTACCAAAAATCTTTACCAAGTCTTCCTTTTTAGCTACCTGTCCCTTTGACACATTTGTAAATACCGTGTGAGTCTGTAGTACTTCATCAATGTCTTTCTctctgaaatgaaataaatggaatatttatttttccacaaagTATACTGAATAATAACCTCTGACTGCAAcatgatcatcatcagcctattcaCATACCGTAGCTGGTCACAGGCCTGATGGCAATGAGGGTTTGAAAGCATAGGCCTACCATGCTACTCCAATGCAGATGCAtgggtttattttattacagttaTTCATAGTCAaaacactacagagcacaggccTTGTTTTAAAATTAGGCCATAGTTTATGACCCTTATCAAGTGcagtttggtagacttcatttgcaagaacattataaagaactctcaggcatgcatgttttaaattaataagaaattaaGTCCAAAAAGTAAGAGGGGCTTGCAGGGTATataacatcatatcaacccaatatcAGCCTTCTAcagggcataggtctcctcccacaattagaagttaAGTCTGTAGATCACCAAGCTGGCCAGTGAAGATTGGTGaacttcatacacctttgatAACAAAATGGAGAACTATAAGGCATGTAGGTTCCCTCACaattcaagcaagtgatatctaaaTTGCTTGAAACCCGGgatgggatacgaactcggcccgccgaaATTTAAaacgaagtcctaaccactaggataTCAACAGTTCTACAATTCCTTTCCCTTTAAAAGAATTATACCTTTTTCCAAAACATCTTTAAAATCTAAACATTGTGAAATAGCCTGAATTCGTCAAGAACAATGGCAGTATAACAATTCTAGCTCGAGAAGCACTTTGCAACTTACATCTTACTTCTCCATgatacaactttatttttataacatgctATTTCAAATCTTTTACCACCCTTCTTTAGCCTCACAATAGCAACATTTGTAAGGCGAATTTGATTGGTTGGAGTAAAAATTTTAGACATCTTAGttatttatacacataaaattataaaatttaatcgtGAGAACCAAGAAACCGACTCAGAAAGCCAATTGTTTTAAGCGATCGACCAGCGACCTGTGCAATTGACGTTTAAAACGTCAGAAATATCTAAACATTACCACAGACCTACTAGAAACAATAGGACAGACTTTTGTAGCGTAGTTCTCCAGCGTCGGCATTAGGCCATTGATTTAATTAAccttatgtattatttataagctAGCTGCATACGCTAATATCTGATACCCTAATATCTGAAAATTATTATCtaacattatattaatacatGTGTGTGAAAGATGTACAGAAAAGAGCACtctttggcgcagtggtcagtgctgtgatttttaaatgtgaggtcccaggttcgatcgaggccaattttcaagtttatgatttctgaattttcactaaTCTGAAGTACCTTGATTTTTATTTGGGATAGAGAATGAAGCGcttgtatattttgtaacacATCTAGCAAAGTTTTTAATGTGTTCTCCCTTTTTGTAAATTTAGCAATATGCACTCGGAATACATTTCAcacacaaatattaatttaaaatacaaaagaacTTCAAGAGAACCATAAgacgtatttttaatttttttacatcgtTTAATGTTCCATTAAACAGActcaacaaatattttattaaattgccgCGTAAACGGTCTTATTAACGTGACGTCatctattaatattttgttgatttaaatttataaataaatattattttcactataATTTTAGACAATggtttcttctttttatatatatatatatatattttcaattattgtGCGGTTGCCTTtcatctaataaataattgtgatatttgttgtaaaatgcgtattatattttcataacttcataattaaataaacaaaataaaccaaTTTAACGGTACTTACTGTTATCTACCGATTATTTATACtctgtattaatttaattatctttgCAACTCGACGTGTATTTCGTAAAAGTTGGCCGTCATCAGCCGtcattttgttatatttgtgtattttgtcGGCAATTTTATGTGATTAATCGTAAAAAATGGCAAAATTGGTCGATATATACAATTGCGAAAAGGAGCCCGTTATTAAACGTCGGCAATTACCACTTACTATTTACGAAAATCTAACTGTAAGTTCTGTTGCTCCTTGACATTACCTCAAACGTAGATTACTTGAAAAGTTAGGAATTTTATCATCATGTGCTTTAAGAAGCCTTTAGACCTTTAGAATGCTTGATATTAAAGATGATCTGCATGGCTGTGACTAGTTTGGTTATATTTAATCGATTTCCTAAACTCGATGTGACGTCTTAGAGTTGACCTTATTTTGTGGAAAATTTCTTTGTTTAATCTTTTTAATTGACTACTCTTTTAGATGATTATGGATCTAAATACAATGGGCCTTATTTGTGACAACCCTCAAGTTAAAGGTCGTGAATATGAAGAGTTCATGCGCAAGTACAGAATCCTTACGACAGACGAATTAAAGTCAGCCCTAAGGGTCGACGCCACTGATATATTTAACGTTTTAAATCAAAGCATTCCTTGCGTCGGCTGCCGAAGaaggtaataatttatttctacctaaacattacattttaaaatacctactgtCATTTTATAGGTTGTGTTTGGAATTCCAATTATGAAGAATAGTTTTCCTCGATTATTCATTAGCTGTTGATTAATTGTTACACATTCACACACGCAGACATCTATTTATATGATCTTTGATAGTTCTTCAAATTACAaagattatttcatttaatatttatataatatcattattatttgtgtCTTGATGTttgttaaaaagtattaaaatatagccaTACATGTTATGCTTTACTGGATTCTTCAAGCCCCATCAACAGCCTACCTATTGCTTACTTCTAGGCCTCCTCTTATCCTTCTCCCACAAGTCAGGTGTATTGTGGGATTGATAAGATGGTCAGTAGGGTTACTATGTATTAAGTAGTTAGCTAAATGTGTTAATTATCTATCTATGTTTCCTATCAAGTGATAATTGAGTTATTTTGTATTCAGTGAACATCAAATTTTTGGTCACTCTTTGATCAGTTTAATTGCAAAAAAGCTCTTAATAAATGAGTTAGAAACGGACAGGCTTAGGATATGTATGGCAATTCTttgaacataataattattatgaaatgttAGTGATTATCATACCAACCTTATTTGTCTGATCCTGCAATGTGTTTTTTGACATATATTATTTGCCCTGCATACTTGGAAATCTGGATTAGTTTAATGTTCTCTGAGGCATAGAGTAATGCTATAAGTTAATCACACATTCACCTGCAATATGCGATGGGACATGAGAGGTTAACACTATTGTAATGAAATGATTTGAACATGGACACAAATCCTCTAGCTTTTTTACTGGGTCCGGGTTCACATCATGGCTTGATTAATCATGAAATTAATACTTCAGCTATGGTTTGATACTAACTCTAGTGacagtgttaaaaaaaatgttctgtGTTCTGCTAGGTCTAGTATGATGCTGCTTATCAACTAATTAAGGGTAGGGGTTCTTAAAAAGATGATATTAGTTAAACATGATATTGTAATTGACTTGTTCATAATATTGTTATCACTTATATTTTAGATTGGATAGAAGGATAGAAGAATTTActtatcattttaatatattgttgtaCATCATAATTGGCTAGATGGATGTctaatatattcataacaaataaataaataaaatctctgCTTTCATTTAAGACTTCATAGtaactgtatttatatcttcTTTGATAAGCTGCTATGCAGGCCCTGAATTCTTAAGTGTCTAGTTGATGGTTACCAATCAATTGTGATTGCTACTATTCATATACAGCAAGCAACCAGTGTTTGGGAATACCCTGCTAAAAAGTTGCTTAGCTTCTTTggggtatatatataattatatttatatactttgaaaataaattatatactgtGTTCTCAAAATGAAACCCAATAGAGGTATTAAAATAGCACAGTGGCAGACAGAGGGATCTTTAGGTTGTACTTTTCTATGTTTTGTCAATATTAAAGGTTCAACCCAAATTGTCAATTAGCTTATTATCTcagcaattaaaaataagggAACTGCTTGGTTATCTAGTTGGATAAATGTAGATAGATTTATAGTcatcatttaatttcaaatcaaacTTCTTTTTTTGACTTCAGAAAGCAATCAGTATACCATTcaagtaatattgtttttaaacgaTATATTAATTGAAAGTCTCTACACTACCTTTGAGTGATTGTATTTTAAACCTAATTTGTTATAGAATgttgatttttaatatattcaatagTGATCATTTATACACCGGGATCTTtcagttttaaacaattattgtgACTGCATTGGTTGCaaaaaattaatgtttctgTTGTTTCTTTTAAAGTTATCTTATATTATTTGCTAAATGAATAATCTTTATCAGCAAGGTATATCAATGGTTTTTCAGATATAAATATTACAGATAAAAGTCCACACCTTATTCACAGGGCAAACTTTGAATGTGGGTTGAGACATAATGCAATACTTGTTAATATGAGTAATGATACATTAATAACACCAcgctaatattaataatatggtCTAAGATGGCGGCTGGTCAGGTAGCTACTTGTTTGGGTTTTGATGTGGCacggtactggaacgcttaatatTTCTGGGGAAATTTTGTTAGTAGGGTTTGTAACTAGCCGCtgcctcccaccggaccagaccagagaaaattcggaaatcatAAATTTCCAAAAAGCCTACGGTTGTGTTTGAACCCGGGGCCTCAACTTATAAAAAACACTGCACTTTTCTTGGTCATCATGAGGCTTTTAGCAGTCCAAATTAACTATATTCTATTTTCTATATTCACATTGGT
The Pararge aegeria chromosome 6, ilParAegt1.1, whole genome shotgun sequence genome window above contains:
- the LOC120624468 gene encoding ribosome maturation protein SBDS → MSKIFTPTNQIRLTNVAIVRLKKGGKRFEIACYKNKVVSWRSKIEKDIDEVLQTHTVFTNVSKGQVAKKEDLVKIFGKEDQTEICKEILEKGELQVSDKERHSQIDSLFKDIATTVADKCVNPETKRPYPVSIIEKAMKDIHFSVNVNKGAKQQSLDVIPLIKKEIPLERAQMRVRILLHGKDARKIRDKAVKLAMNVEEENWEAGTANIICLIDPGSFRTLDEMIKTETKGSGQFELLNLKEMVEGEQAL